Proteins from one Deinococcus actinosclerus genomic window:
- a CDS encoding DUF2201 family putative metallopeptidase — protein MTPVPVTPEFQRLISGSRLRLRGRSAFFATLLLHAEFVPSREVAAAGTDGERVYVNPEVAATLAPDVLDGLLLHEVLHAALSHVERRGPREKKRWNKAADLIVNGMVSAAGLPTPPQSRRDEHLERLSVEEVYTSIEAEAQGDGEDEGDDLLDGPPSDAPPRGQKPGQAGQTQRQWQQALAQARSVEAMSGKGDDPLGEHRELQRLAPARLDWRAHLWRFLARTPVDFGGFDRRFVGRGLYLEALDDESLTALIAVDTSGSVDDDAVRALVGEVQGVLGAYPHVRATLYYADTEAYGPHDLTPGGEIPPPQGGGGTDFRPIFQLLDEHEPDVLIYLTDGYGDFPDAAPRLPTLWVVPPGGLEDEGFPFGEVLRLEEHT, from the coding sequence ATGACCCCAGTTCCCGTCACTCCCGAATTCCAGCGCCTGATCTCCGGCTCCCGGTTGCGCCTGCGGGGGCGGTCGGCGTTCTTCGCGACGCTGCTGCTGCACGCGGAGTTCGTGCCGTCCCGGGAGGTCGCGGCGGCAGGCACGGACGGCGAGCGGGTGTACGTGAACCCGGAAGTCGCCGCGACCCTGGCGCCGGACGTGCTGGACGGGCTGCTGCTGCACGAGGTGCTCCATGCGGCGCTGTCGCACGTGGAGCGGCGCGGCCCGCGTGAGAAGAAACGCTGGAACAAGGCCGCCGACCTGATCGTGAACGGCATGGTGTCGGCGGCGGGGCTGCCCACGCCGCCGCAGTCGCGGCGGGACGAGCACCTGGAACGTCTGAGTGTCGAGGAGGTGTACACGTCCATCGAGGCGGAAGCCCAGGGCGACGGTGAGGACGAGGGGGACGACCTGCTCGACGGGCCGCCCAGCGACGCGCCGCCGCGCGGGCAGAAGCCGGGGCAGGCCGGGCAGACGCAGCGGCAGTGGCAGCAGGCGCTGGCGCAGGCGCGCAGCGTGGAGGCCATGAGCGGCAAGGGCGACGACCCGCTGGGCGAGCACCGCGAGTTGCAGCGGCTCGCCCCGGCGCGACTGGACTGGCGGGCGCACCTGTGGCGCTTCCTGGCGCGCACCCCGGTGGATTTCGGGGGCTTCGACCGGCGGTTCGTGGGGCGCGGCCTGTACCTGGAGGCGCTGGACGACGAGTCCCTGACCGCGCTGATCGCGGTGGACACGTCCGGCAGCGTGGACGACGACGCCGTGCGGGCGCTGGTGGGCGAGGTGCAGGGCGTGCTGGGCGCGTACCCGCACGTCCGCGCGACCCTCTACTACGCCGATACGGAAGCGTACGGCCCGCACGACCTGACACCCGGCGGCGAGATTCCCCCACCGCAGGGGGGCGGCGGCACCGACTTCCGCCCCATCTTCCAGCTGCTGGACGAGCATGAACCGGACGTCCTGATCTACCTGACCGACGGGTACGGCGACTTTCCCGACGCCGCGCCGCGCCTGCCCACCCTGTGGGTCGTGCCGCCCGGCGGCCTGGAGGACGAGGGCTTCCCCTTCGGTGAGGTCCTGCG